A region of the Herpetosiphon gulosus genome:
GAATACACCAATTAAACTAGACCATGATTCATTGGCTCCAATCGGCCATAAGGTCACTGAGCGTTGATTGAACTCAATCACATAGGGCGAATGAATCTCTTGCGTGGGATACACAAGATCATTAATCGCAACAGTATGCGTTTGTGACTCGCGTTGATATGCTGGCCAAATAACGGGAGTACACATATTCATATGCATTACGGAATCCTTTGACCCAATAACCGGAAATCTACCAAATTTCTCCTGCAATAAAGGTACTCCAATATAATGGTCTAGATGGTAATGACTAATGATTAATTGTTTGATCGGCTTATCTGGGAATTGATCAAGAATTTGCTGAATGAATTGATAGTTGTTTTGATCTTCAAGCTGGGTATCGATCACATACAATCCATCAACATCCTCTAATACCAACGAATTAACTCGAAATGAGCCTACGCCCTGGAAAACATAGAGAAATGGTTCAACCCGCTGAAGTTTTGCCACATCATCTAATTGAATCATACAATACGCTCCTTAAGAAGTTGTGACCGAAGGTACATATACACTTGATCACGGCTTTGGCCAGCTCCTGATAAATAACGATTAAGCTCTAATTGGATAGCATTATACATATTCGCAGAGATACGATGATAGATATTTTGATAAAATATCGGCCAATCGAAGCCCGAAAGATATAAATAACGACTATCTATTTGCCATCCCGCGAATATAGGCAGAAAGCCATACCATAGCCATAATGTTATACATATTTCAGCACAGTATTGCAAGAAAATATTATCAATAAGATCATTATCGTTATCAACGATATTAACAATAATCAATCCATTAATTGTTAAAATATTGCTTGTTAATATTATATTTCTATGAATATGTATACTAAAAGCTATCGGGATAGTAGAAAAATTTTTGAGATCATCTACATTGATATTCCTTGTAATTGCCATCGCCGTAGGATATACTGAGGGGTAATTTAAGCAATATGCAATACTATCAACGGCCATAGAGAATCCTTGTCATTTATTAATGAGTAATAATTCAGGGTTTACAATAATGCTGCGATGCTTACCCGTTGATCCACGATCAATTCGCTCAACAAAATGTATTTCTAAATCAATCATTGAATCGCCTAAAACTTCCAAGAAGTGCGTTCGCACAAATTCTGCAACTGCAATTTGATCAATATCAGGCTGAGGGATAATTAATACGATAAATTTATCAAGCGCTTGTTGATGAATTTGAAACTCAACAACTTCGGGAATTTCAATAGGTAAACCGGCCAGCATATACGGTGACAATTCTTTTTGATTCTTAAGCACGATGCGATCATCGCGTCTACCTAAGAGTGATTTAATAATTGGATGAGCCCGGCCACAGCGACATACATCATCAGAGGCTATTGCTAAATCATTTGTGCGATAACGAATAAATGGCATAGCCTGATTATTTAAACAGGTAACCACGATTTCACCTTGTTCACCTGCTTTTGCAGGTAACCCTTGATTAGTCATTATTTCAATAATGACATTCTCACTAACACTATGTAATTGTTGATAGCGACATTCAAACGCCATTTGGTAGGCTTCAAATGATGAATATTCATTGTAAACGGGGCATCCAAAACCCTGTTCGATTAATTGACGTTCTTCAATAGTAATATGTTCGGAATTAAGCTCGATCATTCTCGCATTAATGCGCTTAAGATCATCTGCTGGAATACGCCGGACCAGTGGGAGTAGTGAAGAAGGGTAGCCACAAATTAAGTGCGGTTGTGCTTTTAACAGCAATTGATATTGTTCTTGTACCTCTGCATCGATTGGCACGAAATAGCGCCGCAGCAAGCCAAGTCGTTCTAGCACAAGCGGTTGCGTAAATGGAATCCACCGAAAATAAGAACGGCGATGCCAAGGACGGTAACCCATTTGATGGTATTGTCGATAGCTGATTGCCGTATAGATATCATAGGCATCATTATCATGATATAAATAGAGCCGATTTCCTGAAGAGCCTGATGTAGATTCTTGGAACGCATTATGATCATGATAACCGTGCGCTAATAATTGGCTGAAATCAGATTGACGCAGCTCGTCTTTTGATAGAGAGGGGATTTTTACAAGATCGGCTAGTGATTGAAGCTGTTGTGGATGAAATCCAGCATTTAACATTCTCTGGCGGTGGAATGGTACGTGCGTATAGGCATGATTAACTATTCGCTGAAGTTTCTTGAGCTGCCAACGATCCAATGCCTGTTTTGAACGTCGTTCAAGCCAAAATATATAGCCAACATAGGCGATCTGGCGAGCCAGATGTCGCAAGGTGGTTAGGAAATTCAACATAGACCTCCTTCGTACTCTACGCTTTTTTAACAGTGAGTTTATTGATCACGTGTTGCGTCCAGCGTTGAATTGGTGCAAGCATAACGGCAATTACAAGGATTAGATGGATGGCGATAAACACGATCATCCCCATAGCATTTGGTGCGTCACCAGTAAAGATAATCACATGTGAAGCCCATGAGAAGAATTCAGGTCGGCCACTTGGCCATTCATACATTAACCAAAAGGTATAATCATTAATCCCGGAAATTAAGATTAAAATTCCAGCAATTCCAAGTTTAAATGTTCGTTCACCGCTCCCCCCACCAACTCGATAGGCAAATAATGTCATAAGGACGGTAAATGCATTCATAAATATGGCATATCGATAAAAATAATTAAACTGCACCTGTTGTGCTTCAGTGCTAATAGCAAAGGCCTCACCTAACCGAAATACTTCTAAGACCAAAACTGAATCAATATATCCCATATAGACAATAAAGATCAGCAGGAGTAACCAATGAACCCACGTTCTTTTTTGAGGAAAGACGGCAATCATTAATACGGCTGATACCAACGGTATCAATTTAAACGTAAATTCACCAAAGCCATCAATGGTACGATCTGGCGGTAAAATGACCATCACCAATAAGGTAATAATGCCGCCGATTAATCCAGGTAAAAGCCAAATCCAATCAAGCCAGGTTGGTTTCGACGTTGATATGTGTTGCATCTGTTCCTCATCCAGTCGAAGCAGAGCAACACGCGATCGCTCTGCTTCAAATAAATACCTTTTTATTGGCTAATACCGATATTGTGCGGATCACGCATATACTGTTCGCGTACTTGTTTTTCAACATAGAATGGCCCAATGGCTAAGCCATCAAGATCGGTTTTGAGAAAGCACCGGATTGCATCATCAGGGGTACAGACAATAGGTTCATCATTATCATTGAACGAGGTATTAACAACTATCCCAACACCAGTCAATGCTTCAAAATGCTTAATCAACGTCCAATACTCAGGATTATCGTCATAGCTGACCGTTTGCACCCGTGCCGTACCATCAACGTGCGTAATGGCTGGCAACTTATCGCGTTGATCCTCTAAAACATCAAAGACCAAAAGCATAACCGGCGAGGGATAATCGCTCACAAAGTAATCACCAGCCCGTTCTTCCAAGGCCGATGGGGCAAAAGGCCGAAATGGTTCTCGGTGTTTAATTTTTTCATTAATCCGTGGTTTTGAATCGTGACTGCGAGGGTCAGCCAAAATCGTGCGATTTCCCAAGGCACGTGGGCCACATTCCATCCGCCCTTGGAACCAACCAATAATCAAGCCTTCGGTAAGTTTTTGAGCTGTATGGTGGGCAATATCATGGGGTTGGGTATAGCGTACTCCATGACGCTGCAGCGCGGCCTCGATCTCACTTGGGCTAAACGATGGTCCCAAGTAGATATAATTGCCCGTTGGTCGCGGTTGATTTAATATTTGATTGCTCACATATAACGCAGCACCTAACGCCGTACCATCATCTGAGGCTGCTGGCTGAGCAAAAAACTCCGTGAACGGCGTTTCCAGCAGAATCCGCCCATTCATCACACTGTTTAATGCGACCCCACCTGCAACGCATAACCGCGATAAACCAGTTTCTTGGTGCAGCCAACGAGCAATGTGCAACCCAACTTCTTCCAAGGTCACTTGTAAGGCATAGGCAATGTCGGCATAATGTTGTGGTACAGGATCTTTGGTTTTAGGGCGGGGCGGGCCGAACGTTTCAATAAATTTCTTTGAAACGGTATGCCGACCCGTAAGATGGTGCTCAAACCAGCTTAAATCGAGTTCATAGGTTCCGTCAGGCCCGAATTGAATCATCTTGCGAAATGCATCAACATATTTTGCAGTGCCATAGGGAGCCAATCCCATAACCTTGCCTTCATCCTTGGTTGGATAAAAGCCTAAATACCCAGTAACCATGGAATAAAATGCCCCTAATGAATGGGGAAATTTTACCCGGCGAATTTCTTGAATGGTATTTTGGTGACCAATTCCTAAAAAGGTAGAGGTGCCATCGCTCCCTAAGCCATCAACACTTAAAATTGCTGCATTTTCAAAGGGTGAAATGTAATAAGTACTGGCCGCATGCGCTAGATGATGATCAACTAGGTGTATTTTAAATTTTGTCGGCCCTTGATACGTTAATGCCTCAGAAAGTGTTTGTCTCAAGGTAAAGGTTCGTTTTAGGTGAAGCAGCACCGCCCCCCCAACATCATAATCATCGTGGTGGCGTTGAACACCATCGGATGTGATCGTTGAAAGCAAGCCCTTGTTCGCCATTCCCGAGGCTCCACGGAGCGCCGCTAATGTACCCGGAAAGTAGCGGACAAAATGTTTAGCAGCATAGCGCAATTCATCCCAGCGCTGCCAAAAGTAGGCCACATGGTCTACATCGCCCAGCGTAATACCAGCGGCATCAAGACAATACTGTGCCGCAAGGGCAGGAAATCCACCATAATGTTTCTTGCGATTGAACCGCT
Encoded here:
- a CDS encoding MBL fold metallo-hydrolase; its protein translation is MIQLDDVAKLQRVEPFLYVFQGVGSFRVNSLVLEDVDGLYVIDTQLEDQNNYQFIQQILDQFPDKPIKQLIISHYHLDHYIGVPLLQEKFGRFPVIGSKDSVMHMNMCTPVIWPAYQRESQTHTVAINDLVYPTQEIHSPYVIEFNQRSVTLWPIGANESWSSLIGVFHDTKTLFISDLFFEGIFIDPKIGGTILGWQQEINALTSIDFKTVIAGHGNKLYTRNDIMTFINDLNDFIQEAQVLIANHYTLQDFMVYHFKSALVIFDPAYSLQNIYSELKQQKQ
- a CDS encoding carbamoyltransferase C-terminal domain-containing protein; translation: MYVLGLSRHHDSSAALLKDGQIIAFVEEERFNRKKHYGGFPALAAQYCLDAAGITLGDVDHVAYFWQRWDELRYAAKHFVRYFPGTLAALRGASGMANKGLLSTITSDGVQRHHDDYDVGGAVLLHLKRTFTLRQTLSEALTYQGPTKFKIHLVDHHLAHAASTYYISPFENAAILSVDGLGSDGTSTFLGIGHQNTIQEIRRVKFPHSLGAFYSMVTGYLGFYPTKDEGKVMGLAPYGTAKYVDAFRKMIQFGPDGTYELDLSWFEHHLTGRHTVSKKFIETFGPPRPKTKDPVPQHYADIAYALQVTLEEVGLHIARWLHQETGLSRLCVAGGVALNSVMNGRILLETPFTEFFAQPAASDDGTALGAALYVSNQILNQPRPTGNYIYLGPSFSPSEIEAALQRHGVRYTQPHDIAHHTAQKLTEGLIIGWFQGRMECGPRALGNRTILADPRSHDSKPRINEKIKHREPFRPFAPSALEERAGDYFVSDYPSPVMLLVFDVLEDQRDKLPAITHVDGTARVQTVSYDDNPEYWTLIKHFEALTGVGIVVNTSFNDNDEPIVCTPDDAIRCFLKTDLDGLAIGPFYVEKQVREQYMRDPHNIGISQ